GCGCGGTCAAGGACGGAAGTTGCAACCACACTGAAGTATCTCGGCGGTGTGTACTTGCTGCGTGAAGATTTCGATAACGCAGAGAAGACGCATCTGCGTGCGATCGAACTCTCAGAGGAGGCGGTTGGTCCTGATCACCCCGAGACAGCCAAGCACATTGGGAATCTCGCCGCTGTCATGGTGCAGAAAGGAGACTTCGATCGCGCAGAGCAACTCTTCGATCGCGCCATGAGAATATGGCATGCTCAGCCAAAGCCAAATCCGGTTTACACCGTCGGCGAAATGATAAACCTTGCTGCAATGCGCCTTGAGCAGGGACGTATCGAGGAGGCTGAGCATTTATATGCAGATGCCCTTGTGATACAGGAAGATGCCTTTGGCACGGCCAGTCCAAGACTCGAGAATCTGCTGCGTAACTATGCGATGTTTCTCCGCAAGATCGGGAAGTCCGATGAAGCTGATGCCATGGAGATGAGGATTGTTCCGACGAATGAATGAGCATCACATACGCTATGCGGGTACTCGCTCAGCCGTTAACTCAAGTTCTCCATCCTGAATATGCAGCATAGGTTTGTCCGAGTCAATGCTGAAGGTGAACACAACATTCGGCGCGCCACCAGGATTGAAGATGTGATTTCCCCGC
Above is a genomic segment from Phycisphaeraceae bacterium containing:
- a CDS encoding tetratricopeptide repeat protein; translated protein: MEDAATKFHAGDRTDAIAEQRRAVELAERLPEQARDMRIHSRLALSSMLLFTGSTDEAMEYAQRANILAEETLARSRTEVATTLKYLGGVYLLREDFDNAEKTHLRAIELSEEAVGPDHPETAKHIGNLAAVMVQKGDFDRAEQLFDRAMRIWHAQPKPNPVYTVGEMINLAAMRLEQGRIEEAEHLYADALVIQEDAFGTASPRLENLLRNYAMFLRKIGKSDEADAMEMRIVPTNE